The following coding sequences are from one Nonlabens arenilitoris window:
- a CDS encoding carboxypeptidase-like regulatory domain-containing protein — protein MNKYFFFLLITTFSLIGFAQQTTFTGTVIDGSNQEPLLGASVIVKGTNVGITTDLDGKFSVVALSSDVLVISYLGYTTKEIPVSTNLIVTLEEDVASLDQIIVVGYGTQAKREVTGAVTVVNAETIESLKPTRIEQALQGQVAGVNVTSTSGSPGAASNIRIREFQLMVIIGH, from the coding sequence ATGAATAAATACTTTTTCTTTCTTCTTATTACAACGTTTTCGTTAATTGGGTTTGCGCAGCAAACAACATTTACAGGAACAGTAATAGATGGATCAAATCAAGAGCCTTTATTAGGAGCTTCAGTTATTGTTAAAGGTACCAATGTAGGTATCACTACAGACCTTGATGGTAAATTTAGTGTTGTAGCATTATCATCTGATGTTTTGGTAATATCTTATTTAGGTTACACGACTAAGGAAATTCCTGTCAGTACAAATTTAATTGTCACTCTTGAAGAAGATGTCGCGTCACTTGATCAAATAATCGTTGTTGGGTATGGTACACAAGCAAAAAGAGAAGTAACAGGTGCGGTTACTGTTGTAAATGCCGAAACAATTGAAAGTCTAAAACCTACCAGAATAGAACAAGCTCTTCAAGGTCAAGTTGCTGGTGTTAATGTGACATCAACCTCTGGTTCGCCTGGTGCTGCTTCTAATATAAGAATTAGGGAGTTTCAACTAATGGTGATAATAGGCCATTAA
- a CDS encoding glycosyl hydrolase family 17 protein: MKILEPYTKWVRSFSCIEGNEFIPVMAHKHGLKTMVGAWLSDDLEKNEKEINALINLAKKGVVNIAAVGNEVLYRNDLSLKQLINYIKRVKVAVPQLTVGYVDAYYEFSSHPELVENTDVILANCYPYWEGTAIEYSNSHMKAMFNQTLNAVSKSGKGVIITETGWPSHGESLKAAVASNTNAMKYFIDTQAWSEKQKVDIFYFSSFDESWKKVLKVR, from the coding sequence ATAAAAATCCTTGAACCATACACCAAATGGGTTCGTTCTTTCTCATGTATTGAAGGCAATGAATTTATACCTGTAATGGCGCATAAACACGGTTTAAAAACTATGGTAGGAGCATGGTTAAGTGATGATTTAGAAAAAAACGAAAAAGAGATTAATGCTCTTATCAATTTAGCTAAAAAAGGAGTTGTTAATATTGCAGCGGTAGGAAATGAAGTCCTTTATCGAAATGATTTATCTCTAAAACAGCTTATCAATTATATTAAAAGAGTTAAGGTAGCGGTACCTCAATTGACAGTTGGTTATGTAGACGCTTATTATGAATTTTCGTCTCATCCTGAACTAGTTGAAAACACTGATGTTATACTTGCTAATTGCTATCCTTACTGGGAAGGAACAGCTATTGAATATTCAAATAGCCATATGAAGGCTATGTTTAATCAGACTTTAAATGCTGTAAGCAAGAGTGGGAAAGGAGTGATAATTACAGAAACAGGATGGCCTAGCCATGGTGAAAGTTTAAAAGCTGCCGTGGCATCTAATACAAATGCCATGAAATACTTTATTGATACACAAGCGTGGTCTGAAAAACAGAAAGTTGATATTTTTTATTTTTCATCTTTTGATGAGTCTTGGAAAAAAGTGCTGAAGGTGAGGTAG
- a CDS encoding MFS transporter, with translation MSTVETTSSKIPFGQKLAFGVGMFANQMFPAILGIFMVVLVEDLKFTGLMWGMIYLFPRLLDAITDPIMGFISDNTKSRWGRRRVYVLIGSIIMGVAYIFMWQLFKENSLEYNFWYFFFWSIIFYLGLTFFSVPYVAMGYEMSDDFHERTNIMAVAQWIGQWAWVIAPLFWLIMYDPEWFPSADVAARELAIWVAIPCAICAMIPALFIKSKSTISEDYEPLNLSNIGGSLTKIRDSFKEAFKIKEFRKLCLSTFFIFNAFNTVASLTFFVIVYKLFNGDAEATGVWVSLFGCLSALGTTFIVIPIVTGLSKRLGKKKAFMICQSISIIGYIMLYFLFIPGKPWLYIFALPFFSFGIGSLFTIMMSMTADVIDIDELNTGKRREGTFGAIYWWMVKVGYAIAGALSGGIIWLVGFNSDLSTLEQQGAVDGLHAFFCFFPMLGTIAAMFIMRDYDVTEERASEIRAKLDKRKNFDLAIGSSFYGKNKLESLISIHEKTSYATDVDQDISIEELKIMFDNALKSKLHGICFSPYREGQNVNHKLSGTQIDERMEVIAPYTTWVRSFSCRNGNELIPLSARSKGLNTMVGAWIGDNRSQNDLEIKGLITQAQKGLVNIAVVGNEVLLRDEYSIDEIVEYIKKVKEALPDIPVGYVDAYYQFVDHPQLVELCDVLLINCYPFWEGCSVNQSTAYLNEMYEMVKQVAGEKPIIITETGWPNEGSENLEAVPSMINAMKYFVNVTNWYKDKGVEMFYFSSFDESWKVHQEGDVGARWGIWDKDENFKY, from the coding sequence ATGTCGACTGTTGAAACTACTAGTAGTAAAATACCATTTGGTCAGAAGCTAGCATTCGGTGTAGGAATGTTTGCTAATCAAATGTTTCCTGCGATTTTGGGGATTTTTATGGTGGTGCTGGTTGAAGACTTAAAATTTACTGGTTTGATGTGGGGAATGATATATTTATTTCCACGACTATTAGATGCTATTACCGATCCTATAATGGGTTTTATATCTGATAATACAAAATCTAGATGGGGAAGACGACGTGTCTATGTTTTAATTGGGTCAATTATAATGGGTGTTGCTTATATTTTTATGTGGCAACTATTTAAAGAAAATTCCTTAGAATATAACTTTTGGTATTTCTTTTTCTGGTCGATTATATTCTACTTAGGTCTTACTTTTTTTAGTGTGCCATATGTAGCAATGGGTTACGAAATGAGTGATGATTTTCATGAACGTACTAACATCATGGCTGTTGCCCAATGGATAGGGCAATGGGCTTGGGTTATTGCTCCATTGTTTTGGTTAATAATGTACGATCCTGAATGGTTCCCGTCTGCAGATGTTGCTGCAAGAGAACTTGCTATTTGGGTAGCTATTCCATGTGCTATTTGTGCAATGATACCGGCATTGTTTATCAAAAGCAAATCAACAATTAGTGAAGATTATGAGCCATTGAATTTATCAAATATCGGTGGTAGCTTAACAAAAATAAGAGACAGTTTTAAAGAAGCCTTCAAGATTAAAGAATTTAGAAAGTTATGTTTATCTACTTTTTTCATTTTTAATGCCTTTAATACAGTAGCTTCACTTACTTTTTTTGTAATAGTTTATAAGCTTTTCAATGGTGATGCTGAGGCAACGGGTGTCTGGGTGTCATTATTCGGTTGTTTAAGCGCTTTAGGGACTACATTTATTGTTATACCCATAGTGACAGGACTTTCCAAAAGGTTGGGTAAGAAAAAAGCTTTTATGATATGTCAAAGTATTTCTATCATAGGTTACATCATGCTTTATTTCTTATTTATTCCAGGTAAACCTTGGTTATACATATTTGCATTGCCTTTTTTCTCTTTTGGTATAGGTAGTTTGTTCACTATAATGATGTCTATGACAGCAGATGTTATTGATATTGATGAATTAAATACAGGCAAAAGAAGAGAAGGGACATTTGGCGCCATTTATTGGTGGATGGTAAAGGTAGGATATGCCATAGCAGGAGCTTTAAGTGGTGGAATTATATGGTTAGTAGGTTTTAATTCTGACCTATCTACGTTAGAACAGCAAGGTGCAGTTGATGGATTACATGCTTTTTTCTGCTTTTTCCCAATGTTAGGAACCATTGCTGCAATGTTTATCATGCGCGATTATGATGTCACTGAAGAAAGAGCCAGTGAGATACGAGCAAAATTAGATAAGCGTAAAAATTTTGATCTTGCTATAGGTTCTTCCTTCTACGGTAAAAATAAATTAGAATCTTTAATATCTATCCATGAAAAAACTTCATATGCCACTGATGTAGACCAAGATATATCTATAGAGGAATTAAAGATTATGTTTGATAATGCATTAAAATCAAAATTACATGGTATATGTTTCAGTCCTTACAGAGAAGGGCAAAATGTAAATCATAAATTAAGCGGGACACAAATCGATGAGAGAATGGAAGTGATAGCGCCATATACGACTTGGGTTCGTTCATTTTCTTGTAGAAACGGTAATGAGTTAATACCGCTGTCTGCTCGTTCTAAGGGCTTAAATACTATGGTAGGTGCTTGGATAGGTGATAATAGATCCCAAAATGATCTAGAAATAAAGGGTCTAATAACACAAGCACAAAAAGGTCTCGTAAACATAGCTGTAGTAGGTAATGAAGTGCTTTTAAGAGATGAATATTCTATTGATGAGATTGTGGAATATATCAAAAAGGTTAAAGAGGCATTGCCAGATATACCTGTGGGATATGTGGATGCGTATTACCAATTTGTTGACCATCCTCAACTAGTGGAATTGTGTGATGTTTTATTAATTAATTGTTATCCATTTTGGGAAGGATGTTCTGTAAATCAATCTACTGCTTATCTTAATGAGATGTACGAAATGGTGAAACAAGTGGCTGGAGAAAAACCAATTATTATTACAGAAACAGGTTGGCCTAATGAAGGATCAGAAAATCTAGAAGCAGTTCCATCTATGATTAATGCAATGAAGTATTTTGTAAATGTTACTAACTGGTATAAAGATAAAGGAGTAGAAATGTTTTACTTCTCATCGTTTGATGAATCATGGAAAGTTCATCAAGAAGGTGATGTAGGAGCAAGATGGGGAATATGGGATAAGGACGAAAATTTTAAATACTAA